In Streptomyces chartreusis, the following proteins share a genomic window:
- a CDS encoding aminodeoxychorismate/anthranilate synthase component II codes for MSARILVVDNYDSFVFNLVQYLYQLGAECEVLRNDEVSTTHAQDGFDGVLLSPGPGTPEEAGVCVEMVRHCASTGVPVFGVCLGMQSMQVAYGGVVDRAPELLHGKTSLVEHEGKGVFAGLPSPFTATRYHSLAAEPATVPADLEVTARTHDGIIMGLRHRELPVEGVQFHPESVLTEHGHRMLANWLVECGYEDAVARSAGLAPVVGRATA; via the coding sequence GTGAGCGCGCGCATTCTCGTCGTGGACAACTACGACAGCTTCGTCTTCAACCTGGTCCAGTACCTCTATCAGCTGGGCGCGGAGTGCGAGGTGCTGCGCAACGACGAGGTGTCGACGACGCACGCCCAGGACGGCTTCGACGGCGTACTGCTCTCGCCGGGCCCCGGAACTCCCGAGGAGGCCGGCGTCTGCGTCGAGATGGTGCGGCACTGCGCCTCCACCGGCGTTCCGGTCTTCGGCGTCTGTCTCGGCATGCAGTCGATGCAGGTGGCGTACGGCGGTGTCGTGGACCGTGCGCCGGAGCTGCTGCACGGCAAGACCTCGCTGGTCGAGCACGAGGGCAAGGGCGTCTTCGCCGGCCTGCCCTCGCCCTTCACGGCGACCCGCTACCACTCCCTGGCGGCGGAACCGGCGACGGTCCCGGCCGACCTCGAGGTCACGGCACGCACGCACGACGGCATCATCATGGGCCTGCGCCACCGCGAACTCCCGGTCGAGGGAGTCCAGTTCCACCCCGAGTCGGTGCTGACCGAGCACGGGCACCGGATGCTGGCCAACTGGCTGGTGGAGTGCGGCTACGAAGACGCGGTGGCGAGGTCGGCGGGGCTCGCCCCGGTGGTGGGCAGGGCCACGGCGTGA